From the Vanacampus margaritifer isolate UIUO_Vmar chromosome 14, RoL_Vmar_1.0, whole genome shotgun sequence genome, the window ActatgcaaataaaaacaaaggatttaacaaacaaaaatagaaaacaacaaATTGCAAATATCTTCATAATGCAAACATTCCAGATGGCTTCACCATCCGGTGTAGGAGAAGAGCGGGTACTGGCTCCAGTCGGCCACGTTGCTATGGTGGTGGTAGGCCGGGTGGTGGTAGCCATGTTGTTGGGCACCCTGTTCGGATGTGGCGATGAGGTGGGCTGCATCCACATCATTGGTGGGGAACACAACTCTGGAATATTCCGCAGCCCTGGATGgacaagatttttattttattttttatatatatattttgatacatTGTCAGGTCCTGTTTGTATTTGATGTCATTCTATTGCTAGTCGCACAACATTTTTCCATCATACCTGAAATCCGACCTGTACGGCTGATAGGCCACCGATGCAGGCACCATCTGCTCCTCACAGCTGTACTCGTACTCGCGCAGCTCCAGCGGCTCAGGCTGTAGATTCTCTGAGGCGTCCTGACTCCACCTGGGAGGTGGACCCCCCTTCACGGACTCGACTCCCTCACCTGGATTCTTCCCTGCCTCCTTCGACTGAGTGGAAGAGGGCGCCCTCTGAAGGCCTGTGAGTGGATtacagctttaaaaaataaatctttattCTAGAAGGCGACGGCAGGGCTGTTTTTGATCTTACCTGAAGGACTTTTGCAGAGCTTTTTGCTTTCTGCTGAGGATATTTCCTCTGAAGGTTTTCTGTTTGAACGACACCTACCAACCGCAAGGAtagatttattattttaaatctcAGTGGGAGTTTAgagttttgacaaaaaaagaaagagatatTTTTGGTCATGTGTCAAGCGTATACACCAATTTAGCTTTACTAAGCACAGGAAGAAAAGTCATTTTCCAGAAACTGCCTGGAAATGCACTCCCCATATGGAAAAGCGACCGGTACCTTTTCCCTTGTGTATGAGTGCCTCCATCTCGGAATCCTTTGGCAAAAGGGTTGTGGTCGATCTTCAACTTGGTGATCTTGAAGAAAGGAAAAATATCATTACAGTGCCAATTCTTATTCACTATAGTGAACCCACATCTTGTgggatatgtatatatgtatgtgtgtgtgtgtgtttttaagatTTTCCTAACGTGTTGCCTCTCAAAATTATTGTTATTCATATTAGGGCACTTTTGAAATCAGTTTTAagatcagaaaaaaatgctgatatttttttagctgttttttaaaaaaaaaaatgcatacaaacaTTGAACATAAAACcaagaaaataatgttaaagCATTTGCACCAATTTTTGAAAAACTTTCTTAAGGttaaggttttcaaaatagggtttccaatgtaaggttagggttttaaagtaaggATAGTCTTTCAATGCAGggttttaaccctataaagccaaacatatatgaaatacaagacattttgagctatctatttttttcccattacaaccctgacgtatatgatctgacacatgcattacACTGATAGTCCGctagagggcagtatcagcCATATGATGGATTtcccagcgaccttgcaagatcgccccaattgagaaaggagagacacctgtatttattaatagtggggaaatgtttttttcagatttttgtaaacactatgtttgatatgtctgtttattattgtattttggcATAAATGTCTGAATTTAAAGGATTGTAAGGATAAAAAAGTAAGcatagggtttcaaagaagtgattttttaaaaagtttttaaagaatttgggttttgaaagtaAAATGACCCCCCATATTCCAGTTACCTTTGAGTTCTGGTAAGCAGTAACTGCAGTGAAGCTCATCTCTGGGAAGGAGAAGGACTGGAAGGGGCCCCAGCGGGCCGTGTAGGGACTGTCAGCCTGGATGACATGAAACCTCGGGTAGTAGCGATGCATGGAGTGCAGGATGATCTGAAaaaaaggacacacacacaaagtcgtTTTGTGTGCAAAGCGGACATAAAACGAGGCCAGGTGATATCTCACGTGTCCGTGCTGGTCCAAGGTGTTGTTGGTCAACTTCATCTTGAGAAAGGACAGCGACTGCTTCATCCAGTGACTTCCTGGCGCGGGGGAGTCCGGGTGCATGTAGGACCTGCATGGAGGCTGAGGTTCTGCCTTCCCCGCCACCTCCCATTTATCATTCTTCCACTGCACAAAAAATTGACTcgatttgttgctgtttttgtgcttaggccaaatattaaaaaaaaaaaaaaaatggctttggCATCTTCAGATGAGGTGCTTCATTTGGTCAGGCCTGAAGTGAATGCCTCTTTTTTTAAGGGATTTGGTGAGGAATTATTTAaagcctactttttttttttaagttaacatTTGGCAGCATATCAAAGTGGCTCTACAGCTAGGTGTATTGTCCACACGCAGTATGTCACTTACAAGCCACCGTACGAGTTTCAAAGGACGTGCGCATGCGTGAAGTAATGAAGATTACTGTATAAGGAAGTGGTATCAATGTATGTGGAGTGATTAATAAAGCCTTGTGTGAGACCAACGGCTATCATTCATGATCGTAACATAAAACTGTCGCCACATTcacaatttgtttttcaaacaaactGTAACAATCCGCAGTATGGTACCgcgccacaaggtggcgcctccTTGTTTTGGTATGCGTTTCGTTTGGCCGTTAAGTGTTTTTGATGCCGTGGTCTTGTACGCGTACTCGTGACGGGCGGTACCGCCAAGAAGCCTACTTTTTCATATTAATAAAGTAAACCTGTGAACCTCCAGTccccttctctttttttttgctatccagcAGCGCAATCCTTGGCTGATCATCCTCCGAGCGACCAAATGGCCGATGCGAGCCATTTGACGAGCCATTGGATGTATACTGAATGGGATGCTAATTAATTGGGCCTCCAGCTGGGAGTGCACAAACAGGAAGCAATGAAAGGCTTTGAAATGCAGCCTGACGTCTGAATGCAGACTGCAAGGCtttgactcatttttttttttttttttttgggatgtccTTGCAAAGAATCAGGACAAATTGGTTCTACCTTGTATTTGAAGCTGTCGACGGGAATCATGTCCATCAAGACGACATATATGGAAAACGGCTGCAGGCCCGTCAAACTCACGCTGCAATGGGGAAACATCCTCCTGAAAGGAACACTTCCGGTCACTTGTGTGAGCTTTGACAACAAAATCAgacggggggcggggggggggggttgtctaaTTTACCTGCCGTGTTTTGTGATAATCATTTCTGTTCCGATGCTGTGAAAGTCCTTCCAGAGGTGAGAATTCTCCAAAGTCATCCTGACGCTTCCCTGCAGGAAGGAGTCAGCGGTGGGAGGCAGTCTCGGGTTTGATTTGGAGTCTGAATCCAATGAGCCACAAGTCAGTATTTAGATTTATTTCTTATTCTCTCCTCTCATTCATACTCAATTCATCTCCATTTTATTTAGCaagaatttaacaaaaaataatcgcaGCTGAAACAAATGGCTATTTAGGAATAAAACACGAATATAGAACAAgttaacaaaacaataacaataaaaacaaataagacaGTAAAACAGGGGCTCTAGTATCGCGCTGTGGTGAACGCCAAGGAATGAAACTgggtatgttttttaaaatggacaacAATGCAACTCGTGTAATATTAACATAACTTTTATTAGCCCATAATAAGGAAATTTATAAGCAATAAAgtcaattatttaaatgaaaatttgttttacaataataacacaataaaaaaagagaaatgtttaacttcatctacaaatgtatacaaaataCATAAAGATTATTACTAAGCTATTTATACTACATGTAGATGCGAGTGAAAGCAACAAAAGCGACACTGTACGCTAACCTCATTTTGTagtgtgttttgtcatgttaAAGCATCAGACCTCCTCTCTTATTGATCAGAATTCCCTAATTGATCGATTGCCACACAAGCTCAATCTTACCATAGATGTGTTGCATGCTTCCTCCTGCGCTCCCCAACAGGCGACGTTTGGAGGGAAAGTGCTTCTCAAGACCATCTGATCCTGATCTCTGTTGACCCTTGAACTTGATTGGCCGTCACAAAGAGGGGAGGGACTCAAAGAGTGGCGGAGCCAGTTTTTTATTACCGGATTTGTTTCCATTCAACACCGTGTAGGTGTACATGATATTTGTGTGCGTTGTCAATCAGAGAATGATAATAACGGTGAGGGGCGGAGTTAAATTAAAAGATTACAATACATGTTGCATTAAAGggaattagaaaaaaaactttaataatgaAAGACATTAGCCAAAGATGTCTcacttttaatgtgtttaaagtagtaaaagtgtaaaagaggtaaaaaaaaaaaaaggttgacagCAGTTTTCCAACTTTTTACACCAAAgtgccacctaaaaaaaaaacttcatcatgaccaaaatgttcattaaaaaaaaaaagtggaaaaaaaaaagcacttaaaTAATTATTCAGTTCATCACAcatgaaaatacacaaaatgtgtACCTTAGCTCCTAAGTACTAAATGCTAATGTATTGATTGTAGTGATTCTtctgcataccactagagggaaaCCTTGTACCAAGTTTTGAGAATCAATCGTCTATGGTAACAAGTAGGCTATCTGtagattataataataaataaataataatacatccgATTTACATAGCGCATTATGTTGATATTTCACATTTCAAGCGTCTTTCAAAAATGAAACCTGTTGGTAAAGTTGTTCAAACTTATCAAAATgcaagctaaatgctaaaagcaTAGCaaatttcccataatgccattgGGTAACGCCACTATTGTGCATGTGAAAAGTCTATATCCCATGacattatgggggggggggggatgctatgtttttagcatttagcctgtgttttaactcattcactgccattgacggctggagacgtcaaaaattaatttgaactatttctattagtttcacatttttttccacttttgttaacaaaagtatgcaaacctagattttttttattgtacatttagaacagatataaaatttgtgactaatcgtgagtgaactagtgaaatcatccgattagttacgattaaaaattgtaattacctGACGCctcgaatttttaataatcttttcttctttttttatggcgTCAGGcgtcgtaattaatcgtatgatgttaactaacgattaatcacaaattttatatctgttcaggATTTTGAGTTTAACTCACttctacacgcacacactgctaTTTTTCTGACGAGCACGTCTCACTACTAGAAGCCAAGGTGAAGGGCAGAATTTCAAAGTTTGGTAGGCAGGCGATACAatcaaagggggggggggtctggtgggggagggggtggggaggggtcTG encodes:
- the LOC144063603 gene encoding T-box-containing protein TBX6L-like; the encoded protein is MQHIYDSKSNPRLPPTADSFLQGSVRMTLENSHLWKDFHSIGTEMIITKHGRRMFPHCSVSLTGLQPFSIYVVLMDMIPVDSFKYKWKNDKWEVAGKAEPQPPCRSYMHPDSPAPGSHWMKQSLSFLKMKLTNNTLDQHGHIILHSMHRYYPRFHVIQADSPYTARWGPFQSFSFPEMSFTAVTAYQNSKITKLKIDHNPFAKGFRDGGTHTQGKRCRSNRKPSEEISSAESKKLCKSPSGLQRAPSSTQSKEAGKNPGEGVESVKGGPPPRWSQDASENLQPEPLELREYEYSCEEQMVPASVAYQPYRSDFRAAEYSRVVFPTNDVDAAHLIATSEQGAQQHGYHHPAYHHHSNVADWSQYPLFSYTGW